DNA sequence from the Lysobacterales bacterium genome:
CAGCAGGCTGTTTTTCAACAGCCTGCTGGGTTCCGGGTCCCGTTCCGGCAGCGCCGCGGCGGAGTGCCGAAGGACGGCCGACGCCGGCAGGGAGCCTACCGGCGGCGCCGCTGCGCCGGTCGTCAGGACGCAGCCGCCGCGGCAACCCCTGGTTCAGCGCGCGCTTTCCAGCGCGGCGATGCGCTCGGTCAGCGGCGGATGGCTCATGAACAGGCGCTTCAGGCCGGCCGCCATGTGGCCGCTGATGCCGAACGCCTGGACTTCCTGGGGCAGGGTCGACTCGCCCTGATTGCCGCCCAGCCGGCGCAACGCCGCGACCATCTTCTCGCGGCCGGCTAGGCGGGCGCCGCCGGCGTCGGCGCGGAACTCGCGATGCCGCGAGAACCACATGGCGATGATCGAGGCCAGGATGCCGAGCAGGACCTGGGCGATCACCACGGTGATCCAGTAGCCCATGCCGGGACCACGGTCGTTCTTGAACACGACCTGGTCGACGATCCGGCCGATCACCCGCGACAGCACGATCACGAAGGTGTTCAGGACGCCCTGCAGCAGGGCCATGGTCACCATGTCGCCATTGGCGACGTGGGCGACCTCGTGGCCCAGCACCGCCTCGACCTCGTCGCGCTCCATCTGCCGCAGCAGACCGGTGCTGACCGCGACCAGGGCGTTGTTGCGGTTCATGCCGGTGGCGAAGGCGTTCATTTCCGGGGCGTCGTAGATCGCGACCTCGGGCACGCCGATGCCGGCGTCCTTCGCCTGCCGGTGCACGGTGGCGACCAGCCAGCGCTCCGCCTCGTTGGCCGGACGCTGCGGATCGATGACCTGCGCCCCGGTGGCGCGCTTGGCGACGAACTTCGACATCGCCAGCGAGATGAAGGAGCCGGTGAAGCCGAGCAGCGCGGCGAACACCAGCAGCGAGGTGAAGTCCTGGCCGGTCGAGGCCAGGTACATGTCCAGGCCCAGCAGCTTCATCACTACCGACAGCACCAGCAGGACGGCGATGTTGGTGGCGGCGAACAGGGCGATCCGCTTGAGCATGGGACACTCCGGGTGGCAGGGTTTCAGGGGATTATAGGTGGGGCGCGTGTGCCCGCCGTTCAAGTCCGATGACCGTTCAGCATCCCGAAATCGTGCAGCCGTCCTACCGGGGCCGTTTCGCGCCCTCCCCCACAGGCGCCCTGCACCTG
Encoded proteins:
- the htpX gene encoding protease HtpX, whose protein sequence is MLKRIALFAATNIAVLLVLSVVMKLLGLDMYLASTGQDFTSLLVFAALLGFTGSFISLAMSKFVAKRATGAQVIDPQRPANEAERWLVATVHRQAKDAGIGVPEVAIYDAPEMNAFATGMNRNNALVAVSTGLLRQMERDEVEAVLGHEVAHVANGDMVTMALLQGVLNTFVIVLSRVIGRIVDQVVFKNDRGPGMGYWITVVIAQVLLGILASIIAMWFSRHREFRADAGGARLAGREKMVAALRRLGGNQGESTLPQEVQAFGISGHMAAGLKRLFMSHPPLTERIAALESAR